A window of the Odocoileus virginianus isolate 20LAN1187 ecotype Illinois chromosome 20, Ovbor_1.2, whole genome shotgun sequence genome harbors these coding sequences:
- the LOC110134542 gene encoding translation machinery-associated protein 7: protein MSGREGGKKKPLKQPKKQAKEMDEEDKAFKQKQKEEQKKLEELKAKAAGKGPLATGGIKKSGKK, encoded by the coding sequence ATGTCGGGCCGCGAAGGTGGCAAGAAGAAGCCCCTGAAGCAGCCCAAGAAGCAAGCCAAGGAGATGGACGAGGAAGATAAGGCATTCAAGCAGAAGCAGAAGGAGGAGCAGAAGAAACTCGAGGAGCTAAAAGCAAAGGCCGCGGGGAAAGGCCCCCTGGCCACTGGTGGAATTAAGAAATCTGGCAAAAAGTAA